A single region of the Acidithiobacillus acidisediminis genome encodes:
- a CDS encoding efflux RND transporter periplasmic adaptor subunit — MPEDLSQTPIRSRRNYLVFGLILALLLMGWAAWWVLVGSQRIATNDAYVEGNVTPVQAQSAGTIRRVYVENTEYVRAGTILASLQGDRSLLALQASEAALGRTVRQLRQEFAAVQETQAKLRAQQAQLTKLRDDLQRYRGAQASGAVATIQIANTVQDVNALQAEIAATAAKLQAAQALVGGTTLQNNPQVRAVVAELERRYIDWARRDLRAPISGFVAQRSAYPGLMIHPGERLFTIVPLDDLWVVANVKETEMDQLRPGQPVRLESYYYGDRVIFHGTVQGLLPGAGSAFAVLPPENATGNYIHIVERVPIRISLRPAELRRHPLRPGLSMIARIAIDDNKEAKTVLQPITTTPNRGYHTKIYTGELLQAQQLAQKIIAKNS, encoded by the coding sequence GTGCCAGAAGACCTTTCCCAAACACCTATTCGTTCCCGTCGCAATTACCTCGTATTTGGCCTCATCCTCGCCTTGCTGCTGATGGGGTGGGCGGCGTGGTGGGTGCTGGTGGGCAGTCAGCGTATTGCTACCAACGATGCCTACGTGGAGGGAAATGTCACGCCCGTCCAGGCGCAAAGCGCGGGTACGATCCGGCGGGTATATGTGGAAAACACCGAATACGTGCGCGCCGGCACCATCCTTGCGAGTCTCCAGGGAGACCGCAGTCTGCTGGCTCTGCAAGCCAGCGAGGCCGCCTTGGGACGCACGGTGCGACAACTGCGTCAGGAATTTGCCGCGGTACAGGAAACCCAAGCAAAACTCCGCGCCCAACAGGCACAATTGACGAAGCTTCGCGATGATCTCCAGCGGTATCGTGGCGCGCAGGCGAGCGGCGCCGTAGCCACCATTCAGATTGCCAATACTGTGCAAGACGTAAACGCGCTACAGGCAGAGATCGCCGCAACGGCGGCCAAACTCCAGGCAGCACAAGCACTGGTGGGAGGCACCACCTTGCAAAACAACCCCCAGGTGCGGGCGGTGGTGGCCGAGCTGGAGCGCCGCTATATCGACTGGGCCAGGCGGGATCTGCGTGCCCCCATCAGCGGTTTCGTAGCCCAACGCAGCGCCTACCCCGGTCTGATGATTCACCCGGGAGAGCGGCTCTTCACCATCGTACCCTTGGATGATCTCTGGGTAGTAGCCAACGTCAAAGAAACCGAGATGGATCAACTGCGGCCAGGGCAACCGGTGCGACTGGAGAGTTATTACTATGGCGACCGTGTCATCTTTCACGGCACCGTTCAGGGGCTCCTGCCCGGCGCTGGCAGTGCCTTTGCCGTTCTGCCTCCAGAAAACGCGACGGGTAATTACATCCATATCGTGGAGCGGGTACCGATCCGGATAAGCTTGCGGCCGGCAGAGCTCCGCCGCCACCCCTTGCGCCCGGGTCTATCGATGATTGCGCGAATCGCTATCGACGACAACAAGGAAGCCAAGACCGTTTTACAACCGATCACGACGACCCCAAACCGGGGATACCATACCAAAATCTATACCGGCGAATTGCTGCAGGCGCAACAATTGGCACAGAAAATCATCGCCAAGAACTCTTGA
- a CDS encoding efflux transporter outer membrane subunit, whose protein sequence is MKIRFASTMLCFSLVVSGCARLPEQLPDNPKDKVDLHIPRPIGIATAPWPAQEWWRSAKDPGLDRLVQIAFERNPDLRAAAAKVLLAQADVGAARSRLLPHFDANFAFTQQYFSAQGLHLNANGTSNTFGALNPIDIRYHVDLWGQDRDLVQAARGRLAMNQAEAAQARLLVSTAVVVQYFAFEGDRRLLQQTEHLHSLQEQAKAVAVGGFQQGLFNASQIHAEDLALAESAQRIAKLRAAIATEEHALAALCGEGPSMTIGSATITTQALTPALGLPKDLPLRLLARRPDIVATCWAVQAAAAEVGAARAAFYPDINLRLLAGWNSIHLGDLFDPGNFAHAVGPVITLPIFEGGALRAHLRAQNAVFLAAQDRYRRTLLAALREIADRLSTAQKLERQEQAEHRAAAAAQAQWELRQQAWRQGLSDALPSIAAEITCVQVRQQQTAIATARWQNWALLESALGGGYRQATKDD, encoded by the coding sequence ATGAAGATACGTTTTGCATCGACGATGCTGTGCTTCTCGCTCGTGGTGAGCGGCTGCGCGCGCTTGCCTGAGCAGCTACCCGACAATCCGAAAGACAAGGTGGATTTGCACATTCCCAGACCCATCGGGATAGCAACGGCACCCTGGCCCGCCCAAGAGTGGTGGCGGAGTGCGAAAGACCCGGGGCTTGACCGTCTGGTACAGATCGCTTTCGAGCGGAATCCGGATTTACGAGCCGCAGCTGCAAAGGTGCTGCTGGCGCAAGCCGATGTCGGCGCTGCGCGATCACGGCTCTTACCCCATTTCGATGCCAATTTCGCGTTCACGCAGCAATATTTCTCGGCCCAAGGTCTGCATCTCAACGCCAATGGCACGAGCAATACCTTTGGCGCACTCAATCCCATCGACATCCGCTATCACGTCGATCTCTGGGGACAAGATCGCGATCTGGTGCAGGCAGCTCGCGGACGCCTGGCCATGAACCAGGCGGAGGCAGCTCAGGCACGGCTCTTGGTCAGTACTGCGGTCGTCGTCCAGTATTTCGCTTTCGAAGGTGACCGACGCTTGCTCCAGCAGACAGAACATCTGCACTCCCTGCAAGAGCAGGCCAAGGCCGTGGCTGTGGGCGGTTTTCAGCAAGGCTTGTTCAACGCCAGCCAGATCCATGCCGAAGATTTAGCCCTAGCCGAGTCCGCCCAGCGCATCGCCAAGCTGCGAGCGGCCATCGCTACCGAGGAGCATGCCCTGGCCGCACTCTGCGGCGAAGGACCCTCCATGACGATAGGGTCCGCTACCATAACAACGCAGGCGCTCACCCCAGCACTGGGGTTGCCGAAGGATCTCCCATTGCGACTGCTCGCTCGGCGCCCCGACATCGTCGCCACCTGCTGGGCAGTGCAAGCGGCAGCGGCGGAGGTTGGGGCGGCACGGGCTGCCTTCTACCCAGACATCAATCTTCGTCTGCTCGCCGGTTGGAACAGTATCCACCTGGGCGATCTGTTTGACCCGGGGAATTTCGCTCATGCCGTCGGCCCGGTCATTACGTTGCCGATTTTCGAGGGAGGTGCCCTACGTGCCCACCTGCGGGCCCAGAATGCGGTGTTTCTCGCCGCCCAGGATCGCTATCGGCGCACCCTCCTGGCAGCTTTACGCGAAATTGCCGATCGCCTGAGCACGGCGCAGAAGCTAGAACGCCAAGAACAGGCCGAACACCGCGCCGCGGCAGCGGCGCAGGCACAGTGGGAGTTGCGCCAGCAAGCTTGGCGCCAGGGTCTGAGTGACGCTCTGCCCAGTATCGCGGCAGAAATCACCTGTGTTCAGGTTCGCCAACAGCAAACTGCCATCGCCACCGCACGTTGGCAAAACTGGGCTCTACTGGAATCCGCCTTGGGCGGAGGATATCGACAAGCAACAAAGGATGACTGA
- a CDS encoding MFS transporter yields MFHILHRQLQSASAYSASNRFLAVNLAIGLEHFLVLFNGGAYLPMIPRVIGSLGRNMIYGDWTQDLYFLALGLGLPLGHWASQRFGNRNGLLFCLAAIFFASLINATTREYVPFLAARIVAGLAGGLSIPLSLNLLLRHYHSDRRDHGLFLWGIAAITPFAIGPFLGGWIDDAWGWRCLFLLNLPILLMSFLGIWLWEPPERQGERPSMDWLGYALLVASLVSLQMLCNLGSKDDWWRSSEIRLLTMLTLVLGGATVWWLRRQTLPALDLHSFRYVNFRVAALGVFLTALAFQGTLALLIVQYQLSFGFSARAIGELLLSMAIFAPASATFSHWYLGRHDPRPLALVSLLLLSGAAWWLSSYDLPVSPSSLVEAPMLVGLGLGGAFAAWARIGLWGLSGPSEQRAAVALNLLRSTGQAMGIPLVAALWERRLDLHRHFLVEVQGSNLLFWHAAERHFANVPGLLAASVRQHAAMLAFNEIFYLAAGIFGGLALWSLLSRAPKEKSPESVAEQTAIAELVEP; encoded by the coding sequence ATGTTTCACATCCTTCATCGCCAGTTACAAAGTGCCAGCGCGTATTCGGCTTCCAACCGATTTCTGGCGGTAAACCTAGCCATTGGCCTGGAGCATTTCCTGGTCCTCTTCAATGGTGGTGCCTACCTGCCAATGATCCCCCGGGTCATTGGCTCCTTGGGGCGCAATATGATCTATGGTGACTGGACCCAAGACCTGTACTTCCTGGCTTTGGGCTTAGGCCTGCCTCTGGGGCATTGGGCCAGCCAACGTTTTGGCAATCGCAATGGCCTACTCTTTTGTTTAGCAGCCATTTTTTTTGCGTCGCTGATCAATGCTACAACGCGCGAATATGTGCCGTTTTTGGCCGCTCGCATTGTCGCCGGCCTCGCTGGGGGGCTGAGTATCCCCCTTTCCCTCAACCTGCTCTTGCGCCACTACCACAGTGACCGGCGCGACCATGGCTTATTTCTTTGGGGCATAGCCGCCATCACGCCCTTTGCCATTGGGCCTTTTCTTGGGGGCTGGATTGACGATGCGTGGGGCTGGCGGTGCTTGTTCCTCCTCAATCTGCCCATTCTGCTGATGAGTTTTCTGGGAATATGGCTGTGGGAGCCGCCGGAGCGCCAAGGGGAACGGCCATCGATGGATTGGTTGGGCTATGCCCTTTTGGTGGCGAGCCTAGTAAGCCTGCAAATGCTTTGCAATCTGGGGAGTAAAGACGACTGGTGGCGCTCGTCGGAGATTCGCCTGCTGACGATGCTGACTCTGGTGTTGGGGGGGGCGACCGTCTGGTGGTTGCGGCGACAGACCCTGCCAGCGTTGGATTTGCACAGTTTTCGCTATGTCAATTTTCGCGTTGCGGCCCTTGGCGTTTTTCTCACCGCGCTGGCATTTCAGGGTACGCTGGCGTTACTTATCGTTCAGTATCAGCTCAGTTTTGGCTTCAGTGCTCGTGCCATTGGCGAGCTTCTTCTCAGTATGGCCATTTTTGCACCCGCAAGCGCCACCTTCTCTCACTGGTATCTGGGCCGCCACGATCCGCGCCCACTGGCGCTCGTTTCCCTGCTCTTGCTCAGTGGGGCGGCTTGGTGGCTTTCCAGCTACGACCTTCCGGTCTCGCCTAGCAGCCTGGTCGAGGCGCCCATGCTAGTGGGTTTGGGTCTTGGTGGGGCCTTTGCTGCCTGGGCACGGATCGGGCTTTGGGGGCTTTCTGGCCCATCGGAGCAGCGTGCTGCCGTCGCGTTGAATCTTCTCCGCAGCACCGGTCAGGCCATGGGAATTCCCCTCGTAGCAGCCCTGTGGGAACGGCGTTTGGATCTCCATCGCCATTTTCTGGTAGAGGTGCAGGGCAGCAATCTGCTCTTTTGGCATGCCGCCGAGCGCCATTTTGCCAATGTCCCCGGCCTGCTCGCGGCGTCGGTACGACAACACGCCGCCATGCTCGCCTTCAACGAGATTTTTTACCTGGCTGCCGGGATTTTTGGCGGGCTGGCCCTGTGGAGCCTGCTGTCACGAGCGCCAAAGGAAAAGAGTCCCGAGAGTGTTGCGGAGCAAACGGCCATTGCCGAGCTGGTGGAACCATGA
- a CDS encoding LysR family transcriptional regulator, protein MAISTPSLELLETFLALAESGSVSKAAQILHRSQPAISERLQRLTELAGEPLYYGMGRGVRLTAAGEAYLAPARRLRDLKREWSDMVQRRRQLQEGVLKIAATNTVANYFLPQYLVRFRQDYPEVELQLRGGITDWSQYSLLDWDLFFLEEGTPMTGLPPHYEASPWLEDEILAIFPRGHAFAEKPKLDLADLASEPLVWREEQSGIRQRILQEFRKIGIEPSIRIEVNGVEAMGTAVAAGLGIGFITSTALCHRPDWAIESRRVGDPIHWTLYLVAPKIPYRSHTIARFLEYLNPAK, encoded by the coding sequence ATGGCGATATCTACTCCTTCCTTGGAACTCCTCGAGACCTTTCTCGCTCTGGCAGAGAGCGGCAGCGTGAGCAAAGCCGCGCAAATCCTGCACCGGAGTCAGCCAGCCATCAGTGAACGACTGCAGCGACTGACGGAACTGGCCGGGGAGCCCCTCTATTACGGGATGGGTCGCGGTGTTCGCCTAACGGCAGCGGGGGAAGCCTACCTCGCTCCTGCACGCCGCCTTCGGGATCTCAAGCGGGAATGGTCAGACATGGTGCAGCGCCGGCGGCAGTTGCAGGAAGGCGTTCTCAAGATCGCCGCCACCAATACCGTAGCCAATTACTTTCTGCCCCAGTATCTCGTGCGGTTTCGGCAGGACTACCCCGAGGTGGAACTGCAATTGCGCGGAGGAATCACGGATTGGTCTCAGTATTCTCTGCTGGATTGGGATCTCTTCTTTCTCGAAGAGGGCACACCAATGACGGGGCTGCCGCCCCACTATGAGGCTAGCCCTTGGCTCGAGGACGAGATTCTTGCCATTTTCCCCAGGGGGCACGCCTTTGCGGAAAAGCCTAAGCTGGATTTAGCGGATTTGGCGAGCGAACCACTGGTCTGGCGGGAAGAGCAATCGGGCATTCGCCAGCGTATCCTGCAAGAGTTCCGCAAAATTGGTATCGAACCCAGCATTCGTATCGAAGTCAACGGTGTCGAAGCCATGGGAACGGCCGTGGCGGCCGGGCTGGGTATCGGCTTTATCACCAGCACCGCCTTGTGCCATCGCCCAGATTGGGCAATCGAGAGTCGCCGGGTTGGCGACCCGATCCACTGGACCCTATATCTGGTCGCCCCCAAAATCCCCTATCGCTCTCATACCATCGCACGTTTTTTAGAGTACCTGAACCCAGCCAAATAA
- a CDS encoding replication initiation protein has product MTTLRKGVGAVNVNNLWRCIFWRLREYPPEGPMPQCVIDEILDLKAEIDRIHRKYSEKREKQKAALQRSQLLATQKSAAAKKLPRILALWQSRLPERPYCTNDFETGVRIRPTGLAVTLREIQPNKPWENQCLVIDLDHAHDLPVDVPPPNILVTNPVSGHRHAFYLWKTPILIGPNASRKAQNFFTDVAIALRIALNGDPAYQGTLCHNPLHPHWQLEILVQKPYQLRDFREVLDRIKATHRLPRRGRQDDTLASLGRNCATWESCRRLAYTYGPQQDLLDRVTADVNAYNLQNNSPPLSDRECHHIAKSIANYVQSGRHQLFVSRTHSPKLQAQRGRNSGKARRSRSEGARATAVALYRDGKKQTEIAEILAVHQSTVCRWLKAYPKICTNLIRIKAGTAGKSADRTARLGRKGAARHRGQGGGFERRGGAPGAAFRNPATPILSSRGDPPGEG; this is encoded by the coding sequence TTGACCACACTGCGCAAGGGTGTGGGTGCCGTCAATGTCAATAATTTATGGCGCTGTATCTTCTGGCGTTTGCGCGAGTATCCCCCAGAGGGGCCCATGCCACAATGCGTCATCGACGAGATCTTGGACTTAAAGGCCGAAATCGACCGGATCCACCGGAAGTATTCGGAAAAACGCGAAAAACAAAAAGCGGCTCTGCAGCGAAGTCAGCTCCTCGCCACGCAGAAATCTGCAGCTGCCAAAAAACTTCCCCGCATTCTGGCCCTGTGGCAGTCCCGACTGCCAGAACGCCCTTACTGTACAAATGACTTCGAAACCGGCGTCAGGATACGGCCCACAGGCTTGGCGGTGACTTTACGAGAAATCCAACCGAACAAACCCTGGGAAAATCAATGTCTCGTCATTGACCTGGATCATGCCCATGATCTCCCCGTCGATGTTCCGCCTCCGAATATCCTGGTAACAAACCCAGTATCCGGCCATCGGCATGCCTTCTATCTCTGGAAAACCCCCATCCTGATCGGCCCGAACGCCAGCCGAAAAGCCCAAAACTTTTTTACCGATGTGGCGATTGCATTGCGCATCGCTCTCAATGGCGATCCTGCCTACCAGGGAACACTGTGTCACAACCCCCTGCATCCCCATTGGCAACTGGAGATTCTTGTGCAGAAACCATACCAACTGCGCGACTTTCGCGAAGTCCTGGATCGCATCAAGGCCACTCACCGACTCCCGCGAAGAGGGAGACAAGATGACACCCTGGCAAGCCTCGGAAGAAACTGTGCAACTTGGGAAAGCTGTCGCAGACTGGCATACACCTACGGTCCTCAACAGGATCTATTGGATCGGGTAACGGCCGATGTGAATGCCTATAATCTGCAGAATAACTCCCCCCCGCTATCGGACCGAGAGTGCCACCACATCGCAAAATCCATCGCGAACTATGTGCAAAGTGGCCGCCACCAACTGTTCGTCAGCCGGACCCATTCACCAAAACTGCAAGCCCAGCGTGGGCGCAACAGCGGAAAAGCACGGCGCAGTCGATCCGAAGGGGCACGGGCGACGGCGGTGGCGCTGTATCGAGATGGCAAAAAACAGACGGAAATCGCCGAGATTCTAGCCGTCCATCAGTCTACCGTCTGCCGCTGGCTTAAAGCGTATCCGAAAATATGCACGAACCTAATCAGGATAAAAGCGGGGACGGCGGGCAAAAGCGCCGACCGTACCGCCAGATTGGGAAGAAAAGGGGCGGCGCGTCACCGAGGTCAGGGGGGTGGGTTCGAGCGCCGGGGCGGAGCCCCAGGAGCGGCCTTCCGGAATCCAGCCACACCAATCCTATCCTCTCGCGGTGATCCTCCGGGTGAAGGGTAG
- a CDS encoding site-specific integrase, with translation MPALPSNCYKTPHGYVFRIVVPESLRAAVGKREIKRSLGKDYRQAVSQARVLAVQVDQQFHSLRQQVQQEADYAQSFARYVARAPHHPLKPITEVTPALVSGLRALWLSSLEADLAWRREGIDDEEYQELQENIQEVQAKIAQALARGQPEAFVPAIRTLLVGKGHQLAVSAAEERQLVLDVLPALQEGYDILAQRQAGRLVQPKLTPEDIPLPAVWEPTTSTNAATSRNSDLGWQELLDHWRQDCPRKPRTDRELQRLIQSLSSFLPKATPATLTRAQVTDWLRHERDQRGNSAKTLEKKGTLVGAIFSIAVKDELLEKNPFSGFDYKRFATKEGIAPESSRRSFTQAELAQIFSSQALYGITTSTGGGGYHARIWIPLIALYSGARLNEIGQLTVDHIVREPVPHFRILQAKNQNSIRDVPIHPKLIELGFLAYVEAIRSAGYRSLWPFLRSRSQVSTDSEVVGKWIGRFLHQTLNLPPEVTFHSFRHTFKDLCRNALIPRELHHALTGHASPGQVANVGDSYGDGYSIEVKAQQMAKVEVPLSFPKPLPFTRRITARG, from the coding sequence ATGCCCGCCCTGCCCAGCAACTGTTACAAGACCCCTCATGGCTATGTTTTCCGCATCGTCGTTCCAGAGTCCCTACGGGCCGCTGTCGGCAAGCGTGAAATCAAGCGATCCCTAGGGAAAGACTACCGCCAGGCGGTCAGCCAGGCCCGTGTATTGGCCGTGCAGGTGGATCAGCAATTCCACAGCCTGCGGCAACAGGTCCAGCAGGAAGCGGACTACGCCCAATCCTTCGCGCGCTACGTCGCCAGGGCCCCGCACCATCCCCTCAAACCCATCACCGAGGTTACTCCGGCACTGGTCTCCGGCCTGCGGGCCCTGTGGCTTTCCAGCCTTGAAGCCGACTTGGCCTGGCGCCGGGAAGGGATCGACGATGAAGAATATCAAGAGCTCCAGGAGAACATCCAGGAGGTCCAGGCTAAGATTGCCCAAGCCCTGGCCCGAGGGCAGCCCGAAGCCTTTGTCCCCGCTATTCGCACCCTACTGGTGGGCAAGGGGCATCAACTGGCCGTCAGTGCGGCAGAAGAGCGCCAACTGGTCCTGGACGTCCTTCCCGCGCTGCAAGAGGGCTACGACATCCTGGCCCAGCGCCAGGCGGGCCGTCTGGTGCAACCCAAGCTGACGCCAGAGGATATTCCCTTGCCGGCCGTCTGGGAGCCCACCACCTCCACCAACGCCGCCACTTCCCGAAATTCGGATCTTGGTTGGCAGGAACTGCTCGACCACTGGCGCCAGGACTGCCCGCGCAAGCCCCGCACCGACAGAGAGCTCCAGCGCCTGATCCAGTCGCTGTCCAGTTTCCTGCCCAAAGCCACCCCAGCCACATTGACCCGCGCCCAGGTGACGGATTGGCTGCGCCACGAACGGGATCAGCGCGGTAACAGCGCTAAAACCTTGGAGAAGAAGGGTACCCTTGTCGGAGCGATCTTTTCCATCGCCGTCAAGGACGAATTGTTGGAGAAAAATCCATTTTCCGGATTCGATTACAAACGCTTTGCCACCAAGGAAGGCATCGCCCCGGAATCTAGCCGCCGATCCTTCACCCAGGCCGAGCTGGCCCAGATATTCTCCTCCCAAGCGCTCTACGGCATCACCACTAGCACCGGTGGGGGAGGCTACCACGCGCGCATTTGGATTCCCCTCATTGCCCTGTACTCCGGCGCCCGGCTCAACGAGATCGGTCAGCTCACCGTCGATCACATTGTCCGGGAACCCGTCCCCCACTTCCGAATCCTGCAGGCCAAAAACCAAAACAGCATTCGCGATGTTCCCATCCATCCCAAACTCATCGAGCTGGGCTTCCTTGCCTATGTGGAAGCCATCCGCAGCGCCGGATACCGCAGCCTCTGGCCCTTCCTGCGCAGCCGCAGCCAAGTCAGCACCGATAGTGAGGTCGTGGGCAAGTGGATTGGCCGTTTCCTTCATCAGACCCTGAACCTACCCCCTGAGGTCACCTTCCACAGCTTTCGCCACACCTTCAAGGATCTCTGCCGAAACGCCTTGATTCCGCGGGAGCTACACCATGCCTTGACCGGTCACGCGAGCCCCGGCCAGGTCGCCAACGTGGGGGACAGCTATGGCGATGGTTACTCCATCGAGGTAAAAGCCCAACAAATGGCCAAGGTCGAGGTACCGTTGTCCTTTCCGAAACCTCTACCCTTCACCCGGAGGATCACCGCGAGAGGATAG
- a CDS encoding AAA family ATPase: protein MQIEYSRKGDGRDFQSIGQASAGQRAAAMLAFLLAHGNEPLVLDQPEDDLDNHLIYGLVVQQIRSNKLRRQLIIVTHNPNIVVNGDAELIHVLDFNHQCHVKQTGSLQDQAMRREVCQVMEGGEEAFERRYQRLGREV from the coding sequence TTGCAGATCGAGTACAGCCGCAAGGGTGACGGACGGGACTTTCAGTCCATCGGCCAGGCGTCTGCCGGGCAGCGCGCTGCCGCCATGCTAGCCTTCCTGCTGGCGCACGGCAACGAGCCGCTGGTGCTCGACCAGCCAGAAGATGACCTGGATAACCACCTGATCTACGGATTGGTCGTGCAGCAGATCCGCAGCAACAAGTTGCGCCGTCAGCTCATCATCGTGACCCACAACCCCAACATCGTGGTCAATGGCGATGCGGAGCTGATCCACGTGCTGGACTTCAATCACCAGTGCCATGTGAAGCAAACCGGCTCGTTGCAGGATCAGGCCATGCGCCGCGAAGTCTGCCAAGTGATGGAAGGCGGCGAAGAAGCGTTTGAACGACGTTATCAACGCCTGGGAAGGGAGGTTTGA
- a CDS encoding TrlF family AAA-like ATPase has product MSVNASQPWPYPGARWWKFDFHTHTPASKDTGAWQAAIGTPNELTPQAWLLKYMAAEIDCLAITDHNTGEWIDRLKAAYAQMKREADAGAPPTGFRELHLFPGVEISVQGGFHLLAIFDPSANSQTISDLLARVEYEGTRGGSDGVTRIGAAQVVERILAAGGLAIPAHANGDKGLLQVETGTRRCVMDANTVKAVLREPGILALEWTVSSRPVPMVLDELKLRFASVVGTDCHSFQGTAVPGSRYTWIKMARPSLEGLRLALLDGQEVSVRRSDEIRDFAPFNTPEHFIESIEICDARYMGRGRQTASLPLNPYFNALIGGRGTGKSTVVHALRLTYRREKELSPTSEAGQIFSRFNKVAKNRNDEGGLLADTTIYVRVQRDGVPYRLIWRQDGQGHAVEEWDAATGSFKPPASQAVTEQRFPLRLFSQGQIAALAGDSQQALLKVIDDAAGTQSQQAAFEDVKRAFLAARAQLRELDGKLQGREALTLALQDIQRKLARFEGADHATLLKNYEHTNRQSRELERQFEASAELATRLKALADDLLAEDLPEGLFDTAEDGPALSIVQALHAAIVKARQEVESAANVLQARGRVLRGELETSPWFARIGAAKTAYEQLKADLQQQGVSDPSEYGRLVQEKRRLETELKKLEALQKQHTELRKKAKSLLEQVQLARRAISAQRSAFLQATLQGNPFVRIELIPYSRDAQGIERSLREVLGAAEGKYVDDLYQEQEGASPKGLVADLLGTVDLVEQPGVWDTAAFEQALLTQKIRLSRAGGVWRLVQ; this is encoded by the coding sequence ATGAGCGTTAACGCAAGCCAACCCTGGCCATACCCCGGGGCACGCTGGTGGAAGTTCGATTTCCATACCCACACTCCGGCCTCCAAGGACACCGGGGCATGGCAGGCCGCCATCGGTACGCCGAATGAATTGACGCCGCAGGCCTGGCTGCTCAAGTACATGGCCGCCGAGATCGACTGCCTGGCCATCACCGACCACAACACAGGCGAGTGGATCGATAGGCTTAAGGCGGCCTATGCGCAGATGAAGCGCGAGGCCGATGCAGGCGCGCCACCTACCGGATTCCGTGAGCTGCACCTCTTCCCTGGAGTGGAAATCTCGGTGCAGGGCGGTTTTCACCTGCTGGCGATCTTCGACCCGTCCGCTAACAGTCAAACCATCAGCGACCTGCTGGCGCGGGTGGAGTACGAAGGCACGCGTGGTGGCAGCGATGGTGTGACCCGCATCGGTGCCGCCCAGGTGGTGGAGCGCATTCTGGCGGCAGGGGGGCTTGCCATTCCGGCACATGCTAATGGCGACAAGGGGCTGTTACAGGTCGAGACTGGTACGCGCAGATGCGTGATGGATGCCAACACGGTTAAGGCTGTCTTGCGGGAACCCGGCATCCTGGCGCTGGAGTGGACCGTATCCTCTCGCCCCGTGCCTATGGTGCTGGATGAACTGAAACTACGCTTTGCCAGCGTAGTGGGCACCGATTGCCACAGCTTCCAAGGTACGGCTGTTCCCGGTTCGCGCTACACCTGGATCAAGATGGCCCGGCCTAGCCTGGAAGGCTTGCGTCTTGCCTTGCTGGATGGACAGGAAGTCTCTGTTCGGCGCAGCGATGAAATCCGCGACTTTGCGCCGTTCAATACGCCCGAGCATTTCATCGAATCGATTGAAATCTGCGACGCACGTTACATGGGGCGGGGCAGACAGACTGCCAGCTTGCCGCTCAATCCCTATTTCAACGCGCTTATCGGCGGTCGTGGCACCGGCAAGTCGACCGTCGTGCATGCGCTGCGCCTGACTTATCGCCGTGAGAAGGAGTTATCGCCCACCTCGGAAGCCGGGCAAATCTTCAGCCGTTTCAACAAGGTCGCCAAAAACCGCAATGACGAAGGCGGCCTGCTGGCAGATACGACCATCTACGTGCGGGTGCAGCGCGATGGCGTGCCCTATCGCCTGATCTGGCGGCAGGATGGCCAGGGCCACGCGGTGGAGGAATGGGACGCCGCTACGGGCAGTTTCAAGCCTCCTGCTAGCCAGGCCGTCACCGAGCAACGCTTTCCGTTGCGCCTGTTCAGCCAGGGGCAGATCGCCGCGCTGGCCGGTGACAGCCAGCAGGCGCTGCTCAAGGTGATTGACGATGCGGCGGGCACACAGTCGCAGCAAGCCGCTTTCGAGGATGTCAAGCGTGCCTTCTTGGCCGCACGGGCGCAATTGCGCGAGCTGGACGGCAAGCTGCAAGGACGTGAGGCGTTGACGCTGGCCCTGCAAGATATTCAGCGCAAGCTGGCCCGCTTCGAGGGCGCTGATCATGCCACCCTGCTGAAAAACTATGAGCACACCAACCGGCAAAGCCGCGAGCTGGAACGCCAGTTCGAAGCCTCCGCCGAACTGGCAACCCGCTTGAAAGCGCTTGCCGACGATCTGTTGGCGGAAGACTTGCCGGAAGGCTTGTTCGATACCGCCGAGGACGGCCCGGCACTGAGCATTGTCCAAGCGCTGCACGCCGCCATCGTTAAGGCGCGGCAGGAAGTCGAGAGCGCGGCAAACGTGCTGCAGGCGCGTGGGCGAGTCCTGAGAGGTGAACTGGAGACTTCGCCCTGGTTTGCGCGGATCGGCGCGGCCAAGACGGCCTACGAGCAGCTCAAGGCTGACTTGCAGCAACAAGGCGTCAGCGACCCCAGTGAGTACGGCCGCCTAGTACAAGAAAAGCGGCGCCTGGAAACCGAGCTGAAGAAGCTGGAAGCCTTGCAGAAGCAGCACACCGAGTTGCGAAAGAAGGCCAAATCGCTGCTGGAACAGGTGCAATTGGCCCGCCGCGCCATCAGCGCCCAACGGAGCGCATTTCTGCAGGCAACGCTGCAAGGCAATCCCTTTGTACGCATCGAACTGATCCCTTACAGCCGGGACGCGCAGGGCATTGAGCGCTCCCTGCGGGAGGTGCTTGGGGCCGCTGAAGGCAAGTACGTGGACGACCTGTATCAGGAGCAAGAGGGGGCATCCCCCAAAGGGCTCGTGGCCGATCTGCTGGGCACGGTTGATCTGGTCGAGCAGCCGGGCGTATGGGACACGGCGGCCTTCGAGCAGGCGCTATTGACGCAGAAGATACGCCTGTCGCGGGCAGGGGGAGTTTGGCGGCTGGTTCAATAA